Genomic DNA from Trichoderma asperellum chromosome 5, complete sequence:
acagaaaaaaaaaaagaaatgaatacTCACCAAACATTCTAATTCGCTATAGAGCCCTCGGAATCCCCCCATCCTCCCCCGCCGAGCTCCGCGaattcatctccatcctcgaCCCCGACAACGACGGCTACGCCACCTACGAGcccttcttcgccatctGCGCCCTAAAGTTCCACGCGCGCGAGGACGACACCGACGACGCCCACCGCGAGGAGCTCATCGAGGCCTTCCAGCTCTTCACAAACGGCCACGACGGCCCCATCACGCTGGCGCACCTGCGGCGCGTCGCCGCCGTGCTCAAGGAGGACGTggacgaggagctgctcAAGGACATGATTCTCGAGGCGAATGGCGGGGTGGGCGTTGCGAGGGGCGTGGAGCTGGATGAGTTTGATAGCGTGATGAGGAACGCTGGAGTATGGCGGTgacattttcttttgcaattttttttttcttttttacttttttgcttctccaGACGAAGGGGGACGAGGAGACTTTGACGTTAGCAATTTGGCGGATAGCGAgctttggattttttttttcttctccttttattttactttggTTTTTGCGAGGCGCTGGGAGTTGGactggacttttttttctttatacgGATTGCTTAAGGTGGGCATATTATGTATGCTCAATATTTCTCAGACAAAGCAACTTCGGCTCTGCGAACTTGCAGAAATGTTCCTTTACCGCCCATGTTTTTATACAATAGGGGAAGGCcaaagtatatatatgacaGACTACATTTCAACCGTGGAATAGGACTAAATCTACAAATGGTATAATATACACTTGTGGTGAATAGGTACCCAGTCTTGGTAGGCAGACATGTATGTATTGTATTTTATGACAAACAGCTATGCTCCATCATCTACAATTCAAACACAGCCGACTCTGACGGCAGATATGACAAATGCTTTCTATATCGAGACCAATTGTAACTGGAAATGTATGAAATGTAAAAGCTGCTTGCAGAAATACACCTTCTCCATGACAGTTTATGAGACCTAGTAAgaagagaatgaaagaaaaaaaaagtagccGTGTTTTTGCCTTGTAGATAGTATAAGAAAACCCATGAAGCAAACGCCATTACCATACCCAAGATGATCGAGTCTGTAAATGAAGTCGAGTCAAATAGACTGCATGATGTTGAAGACTACATCGCATTAAAAAGATGAGTAATGGAGGtaaaaacacacacacaagcaCACATGCCGCTTGCTCATTGAAGCAGAGAGGAGGCGTAGAATAtcgaaataaagaaaaagaaaaagaaaaagaaaaaaaggcttccTCTACTGAGGAGACGCAATCGTCACTGCAGGATTAGAAGCCGAAGCGGAAGGAGTAGGagaagcagccgcagcagcattagcggcggcagcgacagcagcattGCGCTTCTGAGTGTCGAGAACAGCCTGGAGCTCAGGAGGGGCCTTGAAGCCCGCGTGGTCCGAGTGCTTCTTGTAAAAGTAGTTGTCGGGCTTGGGCTGCAGCTCGGCGGGCAGGTCCTCAAGGATGCAGGCTATCAGGGCGTCGATGGAGTTTTGCTTGGACGAGTCTCGGTGCCAGACGGTGATGAGGTGGGAGTTGAAGCGGACGGAGAGACCAACGCCACAGATTTGGTCGGCTGTTGATGACTCAAAATGTTAGTTATTCTCATCTCCGTTTCCCTTCTTTgtgcttatatataaatgaaatgaaaaaaaaaaaaaaaaaaaaaaaaaaaaatctcacctTCGTCAATGACGCTCTGAAGCTTCTCGCcaatggccagcagctggatcCGCGTCCAGAAATCGGGTCCAATGGCCTTGGGCACCCGGAAGGTCCAGCTGCCGCCGTTGATGTTGCGGCGGTCCTCCCAGATGGGCCGGAAGCCCGACTTGAAGAGGTATATTGACTCGCGCATCTTGATGTTCTCGACCGgggtgttgttgttgtagcGCCAAAAGTCCTGGACCGACTCGATCTGCGTGCCAATCTTCTCGAGCTGGGCGGTGTATTCACCTTCGCCGGCACCGGCTTTTGGGTCTTTGGCTTGTCtgcggagagagaaagaaatcatGTTAGCAATCTAGGAAGCTGAGAAAccaatctctttctctttctctttccctccctcgaaaaaaaaaaaaaaaagacccctCACGAACCTGTCAAAGTAGACGTCCCAGTAATGCTGCGTGGGCAGCGGCCGCATCGACTTGAACAGATTGCGCTTCGCATCGTCGCGCTGCTCGGCCGGAGAGCTGATTTcgttggagctggagccctGCGCGAGGCCGGACAGGCCGCGGGTGAAAAGCTGTGGTCTTGCGGCCATGGTGTTTAGTTGTCTTTGGAAGTGATGCGGGACAGCAAAAGCAAGTGAGAggacaaagaggagaagaagaagaagaagaagcacagaGCGCGATGACAAAAGACTGGCTACAGATATtcctgtctgtctgtctgtctgtctgtctgtctatcTGTCTATCTGTCTATCCAGTGACCGGAATGCCAAAGGATGTAGATAAATATACGTCAAATGTCTGTTGTTGAGGTTGCAGCAGTTGACAAGGACCTCCCGCGTGTCACTCATAGCCTTGTCGTGGCGGGGTTTGATACTTGGCCTGGTCCAAGCAACCACTAAAATGCATCCACTCTCTGGCACGACTGGGGGGGGCTTCTCGCCTAGAGAACTGTCTCCAATGGAAGCGTGGGCTTTAGAACAGAGGGGATTTCACAGGGGGCCATAGCGGCCTATTCAGCGGCCTTCCAGCGAGGGGGGCTACAGTTCAGCGCAATCTTAGTGGCTGCGCGCGTTGTGCTAATCCAGGCGCCTCTCGAAACACCATTGAAGCGGCAACTCGTCTGACTCGCCAGTGAGCAACGGATGATCTTCTAGTTTCTGCTGTGGCATGTGGCTCGTCAACTGATATCATTCCAGGTCGCAGACCTCCCAAAGGGTAGTCTCTTGTCTATGAGGCTCTATTGGCTTAGCTTATTTTAACTCGTCCTTCTATTTGCTCCTCTTGTTTAGCACCCCTGGATGGGTTAGAGGCCACTAATATATCGGAAACAAGGGTCCAGTCGCTGCAAGTGCTtgttctctccctctccatgCTTCACCTGACGCAGCCGTTCAAACAACGTGAGACGGGAAACCCTCCCGACAGCGGAGTGTATGATCGACATCGCTCTGGTCctgttcctcttcttcttgtccatcTGTCTGTTTGTCAGTCAGTCTGTCTCGGCCCCTTAGTCGATGCGGATGCGGATTCGACCGCAGAACCTCCTAGAGAGCTCGGCAGCGTCGTTTCCGGGCTGTGCTTTTGTTTCACGTAGGCCGCAAGTGTGGAGGGCGtacctttttgttttgttttgttctgTTCTGTTTCGgttccttggccttggggtGGTCTCATGTCTGCGTTGCCTGTTTCAACTCTCGCGGGGCTGGTTTCTGATTGGTG
This window encodes:
- a CDS encoding uncharacterized protein (EggNog:ENOG41), which produces MAARPQLFTRGLSGLAQGSSSNEISSPAEQRDDAKRNLFKSMRPLPTQHYWDVYFDRQAKDPKAGAGEGEYTAQLEKIGTQIESVQDFWRYNNNTPVENIKMRESIYLFKSGFRPIWEDRRNINGGSWTFRVPKAIGPDFWTRIQLLAIGEKLQSVIDEADQICGVGLSVRFNSHLITVWHRDSSKQNSIDALIACILEDLPAELQPKPDNYFYKKHSDHAGFKAPPELQAVLDTQKRNAAVAAAANAAAAASPTPSASASNPAVTIASPQ